One genomic window of Bacteroidetes Order II. bacterium includes the following:
- the panB gene encoding 3-methyl-2-oxobutanoate hydroxymethyltransferase has translation MSTETVKPENKPVRRVTTQSLRNMKAAGTPISMLTAYDYTSAQLLDRAGVDVLLVGDSASNVIAGHETTLPITLDHMIYHAQCVVRGTQRAFVVVDLPFGSYQGNSKKALASAIRIMKETGAHAVKLEGGKIEEDTIKRILSAGIPVMGHLGLTPQSINQFGSYKVRAQDAEEAEQLREDALRLERIGCFAMVLEKIPGVLAREISAKAFIPIIGIGAGNGCDGQVLVMHDMLGLNNDFNPRFVRKYANLEEMIQTAVRQFIADVRSRDFPNKNESY, from the coding sequence ATGAGTACCGAAACGGTAAAACCTGAAAATAAACCAGTCCGGCGGGTCACCACCCAGAGCCTTCGTAACATGAAAGCAGCCGGAACCCCTATCTCGATGTTAACGGCCTACGACTATACCAGTGCGCAGTTGTTAGACCGGGCTGGGGTAGATGTTTTACTGGTCGGAGACTCGGCGTCGAACGTTATCGCAGGACACGAAACCACCTTACCCATCACCCTCGATCATATGATCTATCACGCGCAGTGTGTTGTCCGAGGAACCCAACGTGCTTTTGTGGTGGTGGATTTACCGTTCGGGAGTTATCAGGGGAATTCCAAAAAAGCATTGGCTTCGGCCATTCGCATCATGAAAGAAACGGGCGCCCATGCGGTGAAGTTGGAAGGCGGGAAAATTGAGGAAGACACCATCAAACGGATTCTTTCCGCAGGCATTCCAGTCATGGGGCATTTAGGACTGACGCCCCAAAGCATCAATCAGTTTGGTTCGTACAAAGTGCGGGCACAAGACGCCGAAGAGGCCGAGCAACTCCGAGAAGATGCCCTTCGTTTAGAACGGATTGGGTGTTTTGCGATGGTACTCGAGAAAATCCCAGGGGTGCTTGCCCGCGAAATTTCTGCCAAAGCCTTTATCCCGATCATTGGCATCGGGGCGGGCAATGGATGCGATGGCCAAGTATTGGTGATGCACGATATGTTGGGCCTAAACAATGATTTTAATCCACGTTTTGTCCGAAAATATGCCAATCTCGAAGAAATGATCCAAACGGCTGTTCGTCAGTTTATCGCCGATGTGCGAAGTCGAGATTTCCCTAACAAAAATGAAAGTTATTGA
- a CDS encoding SAM-dependent chlorinase/fluorinase, with the protein MPIITLTTDYGTRDPYVAALKGVLITMAPSVSVMDLSHEIAPQDLMEAAFFLRNTYLYYPKDTIHIVVVDPGVGTARRAVALRANGHFFVGPDNGVFSLMLDGDPVDELVELNIPAFWRTPQPCDTFHGRDIFAPIAAALAQGVPLHQLGSPIDSLKPLYWALPIADPQGIRGWITHIDRFGNCISNIHQNLFLQHHQSRKPKCYVGSAIINGLHQTYGHVDSGEIVMLFGSHGFLEIAINEGRAAELLGIVKGTPLSLVFVEQKKHVPELEAVES; encoded by the coding sequence ATGCCGATCATAACCCTAACTACCGATTATGGCACCCGCGATCCGTATGTTGCCGCCCTTAAAGGAGTCCTCATTACAATGGCTCCGTCGGTATCTGTTATGGATTTATCGCACGAGATTGCTCCACAAGACCTGATGGAAGCCGCTTTTTTCCTAAGAAATACCTATCTTTATTATCCCAAAGATACCATCCATATAGTGGTAGTGGATCCGGGTGTTGGAACCGCACGCAGGGCCGTTGCACTACGCGCCAACGGACATTTTTTTGTAGGTCCGGATAATGGGGTATTTTCGCTGATGCTTGATGGAGATCCGGTAGATGAGCTGGTAGAATTGAATATCCCAGCTTTTTGGCGGACGCCCCAGCCTTGCGACACCTTCCACGGACGAGATATTTTTGCCCCCATTGCCGCTGCACTTGCGCAAGGTGTTCCGTTACACCAACTCGGATCGCCCATAGATTCCCTAAAACCCTTGTATTGGGCGCTTCCTATTGCGGATCCACAAGGCATTCGCGGCTGGATCACCCATATAGATCGGTTTGGCAATTGCATTAGCAACATTCACCAAAACCTGTTTCTGCAACATCATCAGAGCCGAAAACCCAAGTGCTATGTGGGTTCTGCCATTATTAACGGACTCCACCAAACCTATGGACACGTAGATTCCGGCGAAATCGTTATGCTCTTTGGGAGTCATGGTTTTTTGGAAATTGCCATCAACGAGGGCCGTGCAGCCGAATTATTGGGAATCGTTAAAGGAACACCCCTATCATTGGTTTTTGTGGAACAAAAAAAGCATGTTCCGGAACTTGAAGCCGTGGAGTCATAA
- a CDS encoding peroxiredoxin, giving the protein MSIITLKVGDPAPLFSATTFDGQTISLEKLRGKKVVLYFYPEDDTDVCTRQACNLRDNHALLQDKGMVVIGVSPDENPSHGAFTQKFGLPFALLPDPDHVILDAYGTFGEKNMYGNIVQGVLRYTFLIDEAGIIRHIFRKPRVNQHAEEILKKFGLA; this is encoded by the coding sequence ATGAGTATTATTACCCTGAAAGTAGGCGACCCTGCCCCGCTTTTTTCTGCAACCACATTTGATGGCCAAACCATTTCCCTTGAAAAACTGCGCGGAAAAAAAGTCGTGCTGTATTTTTATCCCGAAGACGATACCGATGTTTGTACCCGGCAAGCCTGTAATCTGCGGGACAACCATGCCCTTTTACAGGACAAAGGTATGGTGGTTATTGGGGTTTCTCCTGATGAAAACCCCTCTCATGGGGCATTCACCCAGAAATTTGGTTTGCCTTTTGCCCTACTCCCAGATCCCGATCATGTTATTTTAGATGCTTATGGTACGTTTGGTGAGAAAAACATGTATGGCAATATTGTACAGGGTGTTTTACGCTATACTTTTCTGATAGACGAAGCAGGCATCATCCGTCATATTTTCCGGAAACCCCGTGTGAACCAACATGCCGAGGAAATCCTGAAAAAATTTGGACTGGCCTAA
- a CDS encoding cysteine desulfurase, whose translation MLLNTAIAFDVNRVRADFPALHQSINQKPLVYLDNGATAHKPHSVLDATNQFYAQGNANVHRGIHTLSQQATDAYEAARKTIRHFLNAPSEEEIILTSGTTMSCNLVAHSFGEAFLKAGDVVLVSEMEHHANIVPWQLVARRKGATVKAIPVTDSGTIDLDVYRSLLTENVRLVSLIHVSNMLGTINPIHEMIQMAHEQGIPVMVDGAQSAPHLPIDIQALDADFFTFSGHKVFGPTGTGVLFGKKHLLEQMPPFFGGGDMIRTVSFDETSFNVLPHKFEAGTPNIAGFLGLNAALNYVMTLGFEGIEAHEQQLFAYADEQLRAIDGLVLYGPATDKAPVFSFIVQDIHPFDLGTLLDKQGIAVRTGHHCTQPLHHRFGLSGSVRASFTFYNTLEEVDALVQGIQKARRFF comes from the coding sequence ATGCTTTTAAATACCGCTATTGCGTTTGATGTAAACCGCGTTCGTGCGGATTTTCCGGCCTTGCACCAATCTATTAACCAAAAACCATTGGTATATTTAGATAATGGGGCAACGGCCCACAAGCCCCATTCTGTATTAGACGCAACCAACCAGTTTTATGCACAAGGCAATGCAAACGTACATCGAGGCATTCATACATTAAGCCAACAGGCCACCGACGCCTACGAAGCCGCACGAAAAACGATACGCCATTTTCTGAATGCCCCCTCCGAAGAAGAAATTATCCTCACTTCTGGAACCACGATGTCTTGTAATTTGGTGGCCCATTCTTTTGGTGAAGCCTTCTTAAAAGCCGGGGATGTGGTCTTGGTCTCGGAAATGGAACACCATGCCAATATCGTACCTTGGCAATTGGTTGCCCGCCGAAAAGGCGCTACGGTCAAAGCCATTCCTGTAACAGATAGCGGGACCATAGACCTAGACGTTTATCGTTCCCTACTCACCGAAAACGTCCGCTTGGTTTCGCTGATTCACGTATCCAATATGCTAGGAACGATCAATCCTATCCATGAAATGATTCAAATGGCCCATGAACAAGGCATTCCGGTGATGGTGGATGGTGCACAATCGGCGCCGCATCTGCCCATAGATATTCAAGCATTAGATGCAGACTTTTTTACTTTTTCCGGTCATAAGGTTTTTGGCCCTACCGGAACAGGGGTTTTGTTTGGAAAAAAACACCTTCTGGAACAAATGCCCCCGTTTTTTGGCGGTGGCGACATGATCCGGACGGTTTCTTTTGACGAAACATCGTTTAATGTCCTACCCCACAAATTTGAGGCAGGAACCCCCAATATTGCAGGCTTTTTAGGCTTAAACGCCGCACTAAACTATGTGATGACACTCGGTTTTGAAGGAATTGAGGCGCACGAACAGCAATTATTTGCTTATGCAGATGAACAACTACGCGCAATAGACGGCCTGGTTTTATATGGACCCGCCACCGATAAGGCTCCCGTTTTTTCGTTCATCGTCCAAGATATTCATCCGTTTGATTTGGGAACCCTCTTGGACAAACAAGGCATTGCTGTCCGAACAGGCCACCATTGCACGCAACCTTTGCACCACCGTTTTGGACTTTCAGGATCGGTCCGTGCTTCTTTTACGTTTTACAATACCCTCGAAGAAGTGGACGCTCTGGTGCAAGGCATTCAGAAAGCACGCCGCTTTTTTTAA
- a CDS encoding aminotransferase class I/II-fold pyridoxal phosphate-dependent enzyme, producing MNTTVDLRSDTVTQPTPAMRQAMMEAPVGDDVFGEDPTVNRLQATVAALLEKEAALFVSSGVMGNQLAIKLHSQSGDEVICESGCHLFNYESGAGAVLSGLQFQTLPGHRGILKAAQIETAIRSGAYWEPQTRIVALENTHNKAGGVVYPLEKIHEIAHIVQKHGLAFHLDGARLWNACVATGVSEASYAAPFDTVCVCLSKGLGAPVGSVLAGSKELINKARRYRKMWGGGMRQVGFLAAAGLYALEHHRERLAEDHRLAKKLAMGLGEMGIFDIDPEKTETNIVMFGTQSKPAKEILERLSQEGINMVAFGPFTIRATTHIDVSEDQIDKTLTIMKRLFT from the coding sequence ATGAATACCACTGTTGACCTTAGGAGCGATACCGTTACGCAGCCCACACCCGCCATGCGCCAAGCCATGATGGAGGCCCCCGTTGGAGACGATGTCTTTGGGGAAGATCCTACGGTCAACCGACTCCAAGCCACCGTTGCAGCCCTGCTCGAAAAAGAAGCCGCCCTCTTTGTATCAAGTGGTGTAATGGGAAACCAATTGGCAATTAAACTTCATAGTCAATCCGGAGATGAGGTTATTTGTGAATCCGGCTGCCACCTTTTCAACTACGAGTCGGGGGCCGGAGCTGTTTTGTCTGGCTTACAATTCCAAACCCTTCCGGGCCATCGAGGTATTCTGAAAGCCGCTCAAATAGAAACCGCCATCAGGTCTGGCGCCTACTGGGAACCCCAAACACGGATTGTTGCACTGGAAAATACCCACAATAAAGCGGGTGGCGTGGTGTATCCGTTGGAAAAAATCCACGAAATTGCGCACATTGTCCAAAAACACGGCTTGGCATTTCATTTGGATGGTGCGCGACTTTGGAATGCATGCGTGGCCACTGGGGTATCGGAGGCATCGTATGCCGCCCCATTTGATACGGTATGTGTCTGTTTATCAAAGGGCCTCGGTGCCCCTGTTGGCTCTGTATTGGCGGGTAGCAAAGAATTGATTAACAAAGCACGCCGCTACCGAAAAATGTGGGGAGGGGGCATGAGGCAAGTTGGTTTCCTCGCCGCAGCAGGCTTATATGCCCTCGAACATCATCGAGAACGGTTGGCCGAAGATCATCGGCTTGCAAAAAAATTGGCTATGGGTTTGGGTGAAATGGGAATATTTGATATTGATCCCGAAAAAACAGAAACCAATATTGTCATGTTTGGTACCCAAAGCAAGCCCGCAAAAGAAATTCTGGAGCGTTTATCACAGGAAGGAATCAACATGGTGGCCTTTGGCCCATTTACCATTCGCGCAACCACCCACATAGACGTTTCCGAAGACCAAATTGACAAAACACTAACAATAATGAAGCGGCTTTTCACTTAA
- a CDS encoding DUF547 domain-containing protein: MPSTKISTLLLGLMTWAGCANVPQTPIRQPIQKPMHFEHGDFTEVLQKYVDEEGMVDYAALKTDRGRLDAYLIRLAQNDPDRLPELERLAYWINVYNAFTLKLVLENYPVRSILRITPLPIPGKTSAWDLESVTVGGKRFTLTAVEHEIIRKEFKEPRIHFALVCAAMSCPKLRREAYEGIRLDEQLTDQAVVFLAEKHKNDLNPTADTIRLSKIFSWFASDFEQGGQTVQQYLSRFFPYEDLLRTKLEKNAFKIRYTDYNWGLNRKK; this comes from the coding sequence ATGCCTTCTACAAAAATTTCCACGTTGTTGCTTGGACTGATGACCTGGGCGGGGTGTGCCAATGTGCCCCAGACTCCGATCCGTCAGCCCATTCAAAAACCCATGCACTTTGAACATGGCGATTTTACGGAAGTCCTGCAAAAATATGTGGATGAAGAGGGAATGGTGGATTATGCAGCCCTGAAAACCGACCGAGGAAGATTGGATGCCTATCTCATTCGTTTGGCACAAAATGACCCCGATCGCCTGCCAGAACTCGAACGTTTGGCCTATTGGATCAATGTGTACAATGCGTTCACGCTTAAATTGGTACTCGAAAATTATCCCGTCAGAAGTATTTTACGAATTACCCCGTTACCGATTCCGGGTAAAACGAGTGCTTGGGACTTGGAGAGTGTGACGGTAGGTGGTAAGCGGTTTACCTTGACCGCTGTGGAACATGAGATTATCCGGAAGGAATTTAAAGAGCCACGCATCCATTTTGCCTTGGTTTGTGCTGCCATGAGTTGTCCTAAACTCCGGCGAGAAGCCTATGAAGGTATTCGTTTGGACGAGCAACTTACGGATCAGGCTGTGGTTTTTCTCGCAGAAAAGCATAAAAATGACCTGAATCCAACCGCCGACACCATCCGACTCTCCAAAATATTCTCGTGGTTTGCCTCCGATTTTGAACAGGGTGGCCAGACCGTCCAACAATACTTAAGCCGATTTTTTCCCTATGAGGACTTATTGCGCACCAAGTTGGAAAAAAACGCCTTCAAAATACGGTACACCGATTATAATTGGGGGCTAAACCGGAAAAAATAA
- the lysA gene encoding diaminopimelate decarboxylase, giving the protein MKVPFQPKTLRQIASTHGTPTYVYFEETIRDRCRKLKDKVSLLPHKLLYAMKANYNPAILKIICEEGIGIDAVSIGELELAKRVGFAPQDVLYSANSITDEEMHTAASYGSLFNIGELYRLTRFGEAYPGADVCIRLNPRVGAGHHEYVVTAGEKSKFGIPMEHLPQALEIAAKYGLKIIGIHQHIGSGILDIADLWSAVEVLLEAAPNFPDLTFINFGGGLGIPYRIGEASFDYDGFQQVLIPRIKEWSETLPQQLAFWFEPGRYFVAESGILLTEVTMLKQNGIGSRTFAGTNSGQNHLIRPMFYNAYHEIFNLSNPTGILYNYDVTGNICESGDRFAKDRPIQEIRVNDILAILDAGAYGYAMSSLYNLRPFPEEVLVRKTGEVEVVRKRVSPTALIDQLLSETTD; this is encoded by the coding sequence ATGAAAGTTCCTTTTCAACCAAAGACCTTACGCCAAATTGCAAGTACACATGGAACCCCCACTTATGTGTATTTTGAAGAAACCATCCGGGACCGCTGCCGGAAACTCAAAGACAAGGTTTCTTTGCTGCCGCATAAATTGCTCTATGCCATGAAGGCCAACTACAACCCAGCCATTCTTAAAATCATTTGTGAGGAAGGCATCGGCATTGACGCCGTTTCTATCGGCGAATTGGAACTGGCCAAACGGGTAGGATTTGCTCCGCAAGATGTGCTCTATTCGGCCAACAGCATTACCGATGAAGAAATGCACACAGCAGCGTCTTATGGCAGTTTATTCAATATTGGTGAGCTTTACCGCCTAACGCGATTTGGAGAGGCATATCCAGGCGCAGACGTGTGCATCCGACTGAACCCAAGGGTTGGTGCTGGTCACCATGAATATGTGGTGACAGCAGGAGAAAAGTCCAAATTTGGCATCCCCATGGAGCACTTGCCCCAAGCGTTGGAAATTGCTGCAAAATATGGACTTAAGATCATTGGCATACACCAACATATTGGGAGTGGTATTTTAGATATCGCCGATTTATGGTCGGCAGTAGAAGTATTGCTGGAGGCTGCTCCGAATTTCCCAGACCTCACGTTCATCAATTTTGGCGGCGGCCTTGGGATCCCATACCGCATCGGAGAAGCTAGTTTCGATTACGATGGATTCCAGCAGGTCTTAATCCCACGAATCAAGGAATGGTCGGAGACGTTGCCCCAACAACTTGCTTTTTGGTTCGAACCAGGAAGGTATTTTGTTGCCGAATCAGGAATCTTACTGACCGAAGTAACCATGCTCAAACAAAACGGGATCGGCTCCCGTACCTTTGCGGGCACCAATTCCGGACAAAATCACCTGATCCGTCCCATGTTTTATAATGCCTATCACGAAATTTTCAACCTTTCCAACCCCACAGGCATTTTATACAATTATGATGTGACCGGAAATATTTGTGAATCCGGCGACCGATTTGCCAAAGATCGCCCCATTCAGGAAATACGGGTGAACGACATTCTGGCTATTTTAGATGCAGGCGCATATGGATATGCGATGTCTTCGTTGTATAACCTACGGCCTTTTCCAGAAGAGGTGTTGGTGCGGAAAACGGGAGAGGTGGAGGTGGTGCGGAAACGGGTTTCACCGACGGCCTTGATTGATCAATTATTATCGGAAACAACCGATTAA
- a CDS encoding HAMP domain-containing histidine kinase — protein MKTYSFSVKLRAVLIVLALLIAVASLYYTNRLANQLQEREVRNLELGAEALAQTAQPYFNPHLEQYEALKLYIAAQKDLPADQKAAFEAALAWGITMPPGEPLAYMRRVWEQSSKTVPAIVSDASMQSISHYANVALDSTGLSESQIQERLRNEIQKLDGRFKPIEVNISVAGFGTLKQFIHYGESEVISDLRWFPFVQLAFVLLFFLVGYIGLSHLRRSEQSKMWVGMAKEAAHQLGTPTTSLMGWVELMKAGELSPETERELADELEKDIHRLERVANRFSKIGSTVQLIPINLDTAIQGVTDYMRRRIPQQGKRQIRLEVAVPPDLQAPLAPELFEWVLENLIKNAMDAMDKDKGWIRVVATEKERSIEIEVQDNGKGMDRKTQRRVFEPGFSTKKRGWGLGLSLARRIITENHRGKIWVHASKPGEGTTFRILLPKPKRA, from the coding sequence GTGAAAACCTATTCCTTCTCGGTAAAGTTACGGGCGGTATTGATTGTACTGGCGCTCTTAATTGCCGTTGCATCGCTTTATTACACCAATCGCCTTGCCAACCAGCTACAAGAGCGGGAAGTCCGGAACTTAGAACTGGGCGCGGAGGCATTGGCACAAACCGCACAGCCATATTTCAACCCACACCTTGAGCAATACGAAGCACTCAAATTGTATATCGCCGCTCAGAAAGACCTTCCGGCAGACCAGAAAGCGGCCTTTGAAGCGGCCTTAGCGTGGGGAATAACGATGCCCCCCGGCGAACCATTGGCCTATATGCGACGCGTCTGGGAGCAAAGCAGCAAAACCGTTCCCGCCATTGTCTCAGATGCGTCCATGCAATCTATCAGCCATTATGCCAATGTGGCGTTAGACTCTACAGGGCTTTCGGAGTCGCAAATTCAAGAACGGCTACGGAACGAAATCCAAAAATTGGACGGGCGCTTTAAGCCCATCGAGGTGAATATCTCGGTTGCAGGATTTGGAACCCTGAAGCAATTTATTCATTACGGTGAATCAGAGGTAATCAGCGATTTACGATGGTTTCCGTTTGTGCAATTGGCCTTTGTGCTGTTGTTTTTCTTGGTCGGTTACATCGGGCTTTCGCACCTCCGCCGAAGCGAACAAAGCAAAATGTGGGTGGGGATGGCCAAAGAAGCTGCCCACCAGTTGGGAACGCCCACCACAAGCCTGATGGGTTGGGTGGAATTGATGAAAGCGGGCGAACTATCGCCGGAAACAGAACGCGAACTGGCCGATGAACTGGAAAAGGATATTCATCGTCTGGAACGGGTGGCCAACCGTTTCTCCAAAATTGGTTCTACGGTACAACTGATTCCAATAAACTTAGACACCGCCATACAAGGCGTTACGGACTATATGCGGCGGCGTATTCCTCAGCAGGGCAAACGCCAGATTCGATTAGAAGTGGCGGTTCCGCCGGATTTACAAGCACCTTTAGCCCCAGAGTTGTTTGAATGGGTTTTGGAAAACCTGATTAAAAATGCAATGGATGCCATGGACAAAGACAAGGGCTGGATTCGGGTGGTGGCAACAGAAAAGGAGCGGAGCATCGAAATTGAGGTACAAGACAATGGCAAGGGCATGGACCGGAAAACACAACGAAGGGTTTTTGAACCCGGGTTTAGCACCAAAAAACGTGGATGGGGGCTTGGTCTGAGCTTGGCACGCCGTATTATTACCGAAAACCACCGAGGGAAAATTTGGGTACATGCCTCGAAGCCGGGTGAAGGAACCACCTTCCGGATTCTTTTGCCAAAACCAAAGAGGGCGTGA
- the surE gene encoding 5'/3'-nucleotidase SurE — MMSKPTILITNDDGIEADGLLVLAHAMKEVGEVFVVAPRTEQSAVSYMVTIRDPLRFFNWDLGEGITACALTGTPADCVKFGVGTWLGRKPDLVVSGINQGPNTAVNVLHSGTVGGAMEGCVEGIPSVAFSLDSFDKQADYTTAGKVAQRVAHQVLNVGLPDGIMLNVNIPYVPEKDLKGFRIARQARSRWDEAFTERKDPIGRPYYWLAGYHINLDEGPDTDLAAVEAGYVSVTPLQLDRTDHVFARTMKEWTW, encoded by the coding sequence ATGATGTCTAAACCAACCATTCTGATTACAAACGACGATGGCATCGAGGCCGACGGCCTGTTGGTCTTGGCCCATGCCATGAAAGAAGTGGGCGAGGTGTTTGTTGTAGCACCTCGTACCGAGCAAAGCGCGGTGAGCTATATGGTCACGATCCGAGACCCCCTTCGTTTTTTTAACTGGGATTTGGGAGAAGGGATAACCGCGTGTGCTCTGACCGGCACCCCGGCAGATTGCGTTAAGTTTGGGGTGGGTACTTGGTTGGGACGAAAACCCGATCTGGTAGTCTCTGGTATTAATCAAGGGCCTAATACTGCGGTAAATGTGCTGCATTCCGGAACCGTAGGGGGCGCGATGGAGGGTTGTGTGGAGGGCATCCCATCGGTTGCCTTTTCGTTGGATAGTTTTGATAAACAGGCAGACTATACAACTGCCGGAAAGGTGGCCCAAAGAGTGGCGCATCAGGTACTGAACGTGGGATTACCAGACGGCATTATGCTGAATGTTAATATCCCCTATGTGCCCGAAAAAGACCTTAAAGGCTTTCGGATTGCAAGGCAAGCCCGCAGCCGCTGGGACGAAGCCTTTACGGAACGAAAAGACCCGATAGGGCGTCCATATTATTGGCTGGCTGGTTATCATATAAATTTAGACGAAGGCCCGGATACCGATTTGGCCGCTGTAGAAGCCGGATACGTTTCCGTGACCCCTTTACAATTAGACCGGACCGACCACGTTTTTGCTCGTACCATGAAAGAATGGACATGGTAA
- a CDS encoding TIR domain-containing protein — protein MQFMESCGLCFKLNDDAANRDLESRYVFPEFLQHEKPEHLTQRWQERTKDVQVLRYPLKWLNYYRIQAFIAALGRKTKRPDIWRNGIHIETSEGWFLVELDVVQKEIVLSIEKKAMHLWLSSILEALEETGQRHENWYWEAPEGLRVFAIEEWKKDQQPERLHARPDSFEMKQTLSEKMLDVEQKSIFFSYAWNDHGQTVGGREEVVNQLYDALKKDGFDARRDKNNLSYAGLITEFMKQIGKGDLVVVFMSHKYLKSPFCMWELYEVYRNSRAEKDLFIQRILPIRVENVNLNSLLLLDEI, from the coding sequence TTGCAGTTCATGGAAAGTTGTGGGTTGTGTTTTAAACTCAATGACGATGCGGCCAATAGAGACTTAGAAAGCCGTTATGTATTTCCGGAATTTTTGCAACATGAAAAACCGGAACACCTAACGCAGCGCTGGCAAGAACGCACAAAGGACGTTCAGGTTTTGCGCTACCCACTCAAATGGCTGAATTATTACCGTATTCAGGCATTTATTGCCGCTTTAGGACGGAAAACGAAACGCCCTGATATTTGGCGGAATGGAATTCATATCGAAACATCTGAGGGCTGGTTTTTGGTTGAGTTGGATGTGGTGCAAAAAGAGATTGTGCTTTCCATTGAAAAGAAAGCGATGCACTTGTGGTTATCCAGTATTTTGGAAGCGTTAGAAGAAACAGGTCAACGTCATGAAAACTGGTATTGGGAGGCCCCAGAAGGTTTGAGGGTCTTTGCCATAGAAGAATGGAAAAAGGATCAACAACCAGAGCGCCTACATGCAAGACCAGATTCGTTTGAAATGAAGCAAACGCTTTCTGAAAAAATGCTGGATGTTGAACAAAAGTCCATTTTCTTTTCCTATGCTTGGAACGATCATGGGCAGACAGTTGGTGGGCGCGAGGAGGTGGTAAATCAACTCTATGATGCCCTTAAAAAAGATGGCTTTGATGCTCGTCGGGATAAAAACAACCTCTCTTATGCGGGGCTTATTACTGAGTTTATGAAGCAAATTGGGAAAGGGGATTTGGTGGTGGTGTTTATGAGCCATAAATATTTAAAATCGCCTTTTTGCATGTGGGAACTTTATGAGGTGTATCGGAACAGTCGCGCGGAGAAGGATTTATTTATCCAACGCATTTTGCCTATAAGAGTGGAGAACGTTAATCTGAATAGCTTATTACTCTTGGATGAAATATGA
- a CDS encoding DUF59 domain-containing protein, with amino-acid sequence MDENNPNQHTNPVSDNYPVTKERVIDAIRMVYDPELPVNVYDLGLIYEINITPPDGVHIVMTLTTPNCPSALTLPGEVETMVCSLPEVGKCTLEVTFDPPYTMDMMTDAAKLEMGLMY; translated from the coding sequence ATGGACGAAAACAATCCCAATCAACATACCAACCCAGTTTCCGATAACTATCCGGTTACAAAAGAACGGGTCATTGATGCCATCCGAATGGTCTATGATCCAGAATTACCCGTGAATGTATATGATCTGGGCCTGATCTATGAAATCAACATTACACCACCCGATGGGGTACACATCGTGATGACCCTCACAACGCCCAATTGCCCATCTGCTCTCACGCTTCCGGGAGAGGTAGAAACAATGGTTTGTTCGCTTCCAGAGGTAGGAAAATGTACCCTTGAAGTGACTTTCGACCCGCCCTATACCATGGATATGATGACCGATGCAGCAAAATTGGAAATGGGCTTGATGTATTGA
- a CDS encoding SufE family protein — MNPMIPSIADREAEVIAEFQLADGDWELETELLIDQGNLLEPMDPALKTEATRVHGCVSQVWLHATLEEGRMHLWADSDSHLTKGIIALLIRVLNFQKPADIAQTEFRFIEEIGLKHLLTSQRQGGLAAMVKKIKAVASRYTASL, encoded by the coding sequence ATGAACCCAATGATCCCCAGTATTGCAGACCGCGAAGCCGAGGTAATTGCCGAATTTCAATTGGCAGACGGCGATTGGGAACTAGAAACTGAATTGCTGATAGACCAAGGAAATTTACTCGAACCGATGGATCCTGCCCTTAAAACCGAGGCTACACGGGTACATGGCTGCGTCTCTCAGGTATGGCTACATGCAACACTGGAGGAAGGCAGAATGCACCTTTGGGCAGACTCCGACTCGCACCTCACCAAAGGCATCATTGCCTTATTGATACGGGTGTTGAATTTCCAAAAACCAGCCGATATCGCCCAAACTGAATTTCGTTTTATAGAGGAAATTGGCCTAAAACACCTGCTGACCTCCCAACGACAAGGTGGATTGGCCGCGATGGTCAAAAAAATTAAGGCAGTCGCAAGCCGATATACCGCTTCTCTATAA